One genomic segment of Methylocystis sp. SC2 includes these proteins:
- a CDS encoding phage terminase-like protein large subunit, whose translation MDHPPISFARPDWRERIMAGQSLLPDFPIDRLSTKSADRALEIWRDLRIPDVAGDPTFGEVGALWFKDFIYSMFLMKGASRVVREAFVMTPKKSGASTNCAALMLTALVLNSRPNAVFGLFGVTQAVAEIAFCMMKETISLDDKLSALLSVRHPREIHHLTTGARVVVKSLSSETLACEYLSGALIDGAQLFRHERWADALSDLRSALDGYEDSFLILNATQSREFPTGPFARELMRARAIRDGVCNAGVLPLIYEPPEGVDWQDPKNFPLLHPGVGRTVAAEFLERSKERAEQDGYLAHWAAQWLNVETKPMAAVS comes from the coding sequence TTGGATCATCCACCGATCTCCTTCGCCCGCCCAGACTGGCGCGAGCGCATCATGGCTGGCCAGTCGCTGTTGCCAGATTTCCCGATTGACAGGCTATCAACCAAGTCTGCCGACCGCGCTTTGGAGATATGGCGCGATCTCAGAATTCCGGATGTTGCTGGCGACCCGACCTTTGGCGAAGTCGGCGCGCTATGGTTTAAGGATTTCATCTATTCGATGTTCCTTATGAAGGGCGCGAGCCGCGTTGTCCGTGAGGCGTTCGTGATGACGCCAAAGAAATCCGGCGCGAGCACGAATTGCGCCGCGCTGATGCTGACGGCTCTCGTTTTGAATAGCCGGCCGAACGCCGTGTTTGGGCTTTTTGGCGTGACGCAGGCTGTTGCGGAGATCGCTTTCTGTATGATGAAAGAGACGATCTCTCTCGACGATAAGCTATCAGCGCTGTTATCCGTTCGGCACCCACGCGAAATTCACCACCTGACGACTGGCGCTAGGGTTGTCGTGAAGTCTCTGAGCTCTGAAACGCTTGCATGTGAATATCTGAGCGGCGCTCTTATCGATGGTGCGCAATTGTTCCGGCATGAACGATGGGCTGACGCCCTAAGCGATCTTCGCAGCGCTCTGGATGGGTATGAGGATTCCTTTCTCATTCTCAACGCGACGCAGTCCAGAGAATTTCCGACCGGGCCGTTCGCGCGAGAATTGATGCGCGCGCGCGCGATCCGCGACGGCGTATGTAATGCCGGCGTCTTGCCGTTGATCTATGAACCGCCGGAAGGCGTCGACTGGCAGGATCCGAAGAACTTCCCACTGCTCCATCCTGGCGTCGGACGCACCGTCGCGGCTGAATTTTTGGAGCGCTCGAAGGAACGCGCGGAGCAAGACGGATATTTGGCTCATTGGGCCGCGCAATGGCTCAATGTGGAAACGAAGCCAATGGCGGCCGTCTCCTAG
- a CDS encoding phage tail terminator-like protein, which produces MSAVEARLRAGWSRAPIVSEANTEGAQPLDGGPYLTVTYPVADETQISVGAPESNTYREEGAIRFVLSVPFGTGLLQWAAWINELRDLFRGKAFDGVVTWEAPPFAVNDDTESATRFELSFAVPYRYDLFA; this is translated from the coding sequence ATGAGCGCCGTGGAGGCGCGATTGCGCGCCGGCTGGAGCCGCGCGCCGATCGTCAGCGAAGCGAATACCGAGGGCGCTCAGCCGCTTGATGGCGGTCCGTATCTTACGGTCACCTACCCCGTCGCGGACGAGACGCAAATCAGCGTCGGCGCGCCTGAGTCCAACACCTATCGGGAGGAAGGCGCGATCCGTTTCGTGCTTTCCGTGCCGTTCGGCACAGGGCTCCTGCAATGGGCTGCTTGGATCAACGAGCTACGCGATTTGTTTCGCGGCAAGGCATTTGACGGTGTCGTGACGTGGGAGGCCCCGCCTTTCGCCGTCAATGACGATACGGAAAGTGCGACGCGCTTCGAGCTCAGTTTTGCGGTCCCCTATCGCTACGACCTTTTTGCGTAA
- a CDS encoding phage tail tube protein — protein MSIAPTSRTRVAYIAESAFATTPDTPTFLEIRRTGGNLRTRKATAVSEEIHIDRNVRAEYQLAQDVEGSYDFELTYGSYDDILEAALGGAWSTNVLVNGSVEKSLTFEETIDVGGGSFAYHRFTGVEVDSLSLNFTARRGVTGSVTLQGKQEALDTAIISGATYTAPNTNVIETANSVASLAVASLSPVPIVRSLSLNIANNLRRHEVLGSLYTNSFGSGQLDVTGTLEAYFTSNALYQAVLDHGTGALALTIGSVTAKKYTISLPVIQFLDGAKRLGGKNDDVMVSIPFRAVADSAPKSISITRAVA, from the coding sequence ATGTCGATTGCGCCGACCAGCCGCACGCGCGTGGCGTATATTGCTGAATCTGCATTCGCCACGACGCCAGACACGCCGACGTTCCTTGAAATTCGTCGCACTGGCGGCAATCTTCGCACGCGAAAGGCCACGGCTGTTTCCGAGGAAATCCATATCGACCGCAATGTGCGCGCCGAATATCAGCTCGCCCAGGACGTCGAAGGGTCATATGATTTCGAGCTGACCTATGGCTCCTATGACGACATCCTGGAAGCGGCGCTCGGCGGCGCATGGTCGACGAACGTTCTCGTCAATGGCTCCGTTGAGAAAAGCCTTACCTTCGAAGAGACGATCGATGTTGGCGGCGGTAGCTTCGCCTATCACCGCTTCACCGGCGTCGAGGTCGACTCGCTCTCGCTGAACTTCACCGCGCGCCGCGGCGTCACGGGCTCGGTCACCCTGCAAGGCAAGCAGGAAGCGCTCGATACGGCGATCATCTCCGGGGCCACCTATACGGCGCCGAACACGAACGTCATCGAAACGGCGAACAGCGTCGCGTCGCTCGCTGTCGCCAGCCTGTCGCCGGTCCCGATCGTGCGCAGCCTCTCGCTCAATATCGCCAACAATCTGCGCCGGCATGAAGTTCTGGGCTCGCTCTATACGAACAGCTTCGGCTCCGGCCAGTTGGACGTCACGGGCACGCTGGAAGCCTATTTCACGTCCAACGCGCTCTATCAGGCGGTGCTCGACCATGGCACGGGCGCGCTGGCGCTGACGATTGGTTCGGTGACGGCCAAGAAATACACAATCTCGCTTCCCGTCATTCAGTTTCTCGACGGGGCCAAAAGGCTCGGCGGGAAGAACGATGACGTCATGGTGTCGATCCCGTTCCGCGCGGTCGCTGACTCGGCGCCGAAGTCGATCTCAATCACGAGGGCCGTTGCGTAA
- a CDS encoding phage tail tape measure protein translates to MAVTMEVIRTLTTRARTEGVDAARRELESFAKAQDGVSKSNDNAARSVLSAAKSFDALERSVDPVAKANARLSVEQAKVQRALNEGSVSAERAAKVLNLLGARHEAAIAATQRHAGATSDFTARLSEWSRQTNSVAARMSQTTQATNDNVKAVGLARHEWTNFGRQVQDVVTMGLGGASPLQIASTQGAQFFDIFTSSSAGASAALKDVGGVALRLVLNPVTAIAAAAGTAALAMFRWKEQTDALTFSLNGLGRQSGMTVSQVNRIAEAGAAGAGISNASARGLAGQFLSAGVPGGSLQGAISAARGLSRGLGVDLDDAGKELAAALAEPVKGADDLARKYGIVSFAEREHIKQLSAVGDRAGASAKLLAVLGDRISQMQDPTTAWGRLLDGIGKRMSDRLDKLGQEIEGPKTFKQVFDPLRQAAENEKRAQQDIAAARGQELGRLREDSAFAVREIQARTFAEREAVATERARTQVMRETHDAVKASIAAESERAKLMAESARKVDDLARTSADSLRLSKMMPFDRRMAEIDIAERDFRRENLPSAATPMAAEFNTAGSAAKNLAAALNSAASLISHEGGRRIIGISRSGSPDDPRGLSDFIRSEAARIGIDPNVALRVARSEGLKDFTGDSGSSFSAFQLHRGGIAKGGNAVSGLGDDFFRQTGLDPSNPANERAAITYALEAAKRMGWTPFHGAARAGIGRFEGIGANDNTGLSARAAGAFNDQREAARFEAMVKPLQDANREIERQRAALQSQESALGRATAEVAKASKEQELLNQMQAQGVPLTDQLRASIGATAENYGRLAAETEAFADKQRLIVGLMDTVRSGASEGLGGVASALLRGADAGKELENSLQRIADRLAQLAIDRSIESIFGKTGSASGGILGGLVGSLFGGGGKGTGYFSAPLFPSLDIGGVVGAPGGKHVAAPMSAFIGAPHFAAGGAVPVIAHAGEVILNAAQQRSVAAALTAARGSGNDSRGRESAPVYVNIQNAPAGARVRESTDQKGGKRIDISFPEMVARSIGDPRVMEALRAANGGAGIARKW, encoded by the coding sequence ATGGCCGTGACGATGGAAGTCATCCGAACGTTGACGACGCGCGCACGCACGGAAGGCGTCGACGCGGCGCGGCGCGAGCTTGAGTCCTTCGCCAAGGCGCAGGACGGCGTCTCGAAAAGCAATGACAACGCCGCGCGCAGCGTGCTGTCGGCGGCGAAATCCTTCGATGCGCTCGAGCGCTCGGTCGATCCTGTCGCCAAGGCGAACGCCCGCCTCTCCGTGGAGCAGGCGAAGGTGCAGCGCGCGCTGAACGAAGGGTCTGTTTCCGCCGAGCGTGCGGCGAAGGTGCTCAACCTTCTCGGCGCCCGCCATGAGGCGGCGATCGCGGCGACGCAGCGCCACGCCGGCGCGACCAGCGATTTCACGGCGCGCCTGTCGGAGTGGAGCAGACAAACCAATTCCGTCGCGGCGCGCATGTCGCAAACGACGCAGGCGACGAACGACAATGTCAAGGCGGTCGGCCTTGCGCGTCACGAATGGACGAATTTCGGACGCCAGGTCCAGGACGTCGTGACGATGGGCCTTGGCGGCGCCTCGCCGCTGCAGATCGCCTCAACGCAGGGCGCGCAGTTTTTCGACATCTTCACGTCCAGTTCGGCGGGCGCCAGCGCGGCGCTGAAGGACGTCGGCGGGGTGGCGCTGCGTCTAGTGCTGAATCCTGTGACCGCGATCGCCGCTGCGGCGGGAACGGCAGCGCTGGCGATGTTTCGCTGGAAGGAACAGACCGACGCCCTGACGTTCTCGCTTAACGGGCTCGGCCGCCAAAGCGGCATGACGGTTTCGCAGGTCAATCGCATCGCCGAGGCTGGCGCGGCGGGTGCCGGGATTTCCAATGCCTCGGCGCGCGGCCTCGCCGGTCAGTTTCTTAGTGCCGGCGTCCCGGGCGGAAGCCTGCAGGGCGCGATCAGCGCCGCGCGTGGCCTGTCGCGTGGTCTTGGCGTCGATCTTGATGACGCCGGCAAGGAGCTCGCCGCCGCGCTTGCTGAGCCGGTTAAGGGCGCTGACGATCTTGCCAGGAAATACGGCATCGTCTCCTTCGCCGAGCGCGAGCACATCAAGCAGCTTTCGGCTGTTGGCGATCGCGCCGGCGCGTCGGCGAAGCTGCTTGCCGTGCTCGGCGACCGAATTTCACAGATGCAAGATCCGACGACGGCGTGGGGACGTCTGTTGGACGGCATCGGTAAGCGTATGTCAGACCGTCTCGACAAGCTCGGGCAGGAAATCGAGGGGCCGAAGACTTTCAAGCAAGTCTTCGATCCACTGCGCCAGGCTGCGGAAAACGAAAAGCGCGCCCAACAGGATATCGCTGCGGCGCGAGGGCAGGAACTTGGCCGATTGCGCGAGGATTCGGCCTTCGCGGTGCGTGAAATCCAAGCGCGCACATTCGCTGAGCGCGAGGCTGTAGCGACCGAGCGCGCCCGCACGCAGGTCATGCGGGAAACCCATGACGCTGTGAAAGCATCGATTGCCGCCGAAAGCGAGCGCGCCAAACTCATGGCGGAGTCGGCGCGCAAGGTCGACGACCTCGCCAGGACATCGGCAGACAGCCTTCGTCTGTCAAAAATGATGCCGTTCGATCGCCGCATGGCGGAAATCGACATCGCCGAACGGGATTTCCGACGGGAAAACCTTCCGAGCGCGGCCACGCCGATGGCGGCGGAGTTCAATACGGCCGGGAGCGCGGCCAAAAACCTCGCCGCGGCGCTGAATAGTGCAGCAAGCCTCATCTCCCATGAAGGCGGCAGACGCATCATCGGCATTTCCCGTAGCGGCTCTCCGGATGATCCGCGCGGCCTGTCGGATTTCATCCGGTCGGAAGCGGCGCGGATCGGCATTGATCCGAATGTCGCGCTGCGGGTCGCGCGCAGCGAGGGTCTGAAGGACTTCACCGGAGATAGCGGCTCATCTTTCAGCGCTTTCCAGCTGCACCGCGGCGGCATCGCCAAGGGCGGCAATGCGGTCAGCGGGCTCGGCGACGACTTCTTTCGCCAGACGGGCCTCGACCCGAGCAACCCGGCCAATGAGCGCGCCGCGATCACCTATGCGCTCGAGGCGGCGAAGCGCATGGGCTGGACGCCGTTTCACGGCGCGGCGCGCGCCGGGATCGGCCGATTCGAAGGGATCGGGGCCAACGATAACACTGGCCTCTCGGCGCGCGCTGCCGGCGCGTTCAATGATCAGCGCGAGGCGGCCCGCTTCGAAGCGATGGTCAAACCGCTTCAGGACGCGAACCGCGAGATCGAGCGCCAGCGCGCCGCGCTGCAATCGCAGGAATCCGCGCTCGGTCGGGCGACGGCGGAAGTCGCCAAGGCGTCGAAAGAGCAGGAACTGCTCAATCAGATGCAGGCGCAAGGCGTGCCGCTGACTGATCAGCTTCGTGCCTCGATTGGCGCGACGGCTGAGAATTACGGACGCCTCGCCGCCGAGACGGAAGCCTTCGCCGACAAGCAGCGTCTCATCGTCGGACTCATGGACACGGTCCGTAGCGGCGCGAGCGAAGGTCTCGGTGGCGTCGCTTCGGCGCTGCTCCGCGGCGCGGATGCCGGCAAGGAACTCGAAAATTCCCTGCAGCGCATCGCCGATCGCCTCGCGCAACTCGCTATCGACCGATCGATCGAAAGTATCTTCGGTAAAACCGGCTCGGCAAGCGGCGGCATTCTTGGCGGGCTTGTCGGAAGCCTGTTTGGCGGTGGCGGCAAGGGCACGGGATATTTCAGCGCGCCACTATTCCCCTCGCTCGACATTGGCGGCGTCGTCGGCGCGCCAGGCGGGAAGCACGTCGCTGCGCCGATGTCGGCGTTTATCGGCGCGCCGCATTTCGCCGCTGGCGGCGCCGTTCCGGTGATCGCGCATGCCGGCGAGGTCATTCTCAACGCCGCGCAGCAGCGCAGCGTCGCGGCGGCGCTTACTGCCGCGCGTGGGTCGGGCAATGACAGTCGCGGGAGAGAGTCCGCACCCGTCTATGTGAACATCCAAAACGCCCCAGCCGGCGCCCGCGTGCGCGAATCGACGGACCAAAAAGGCGGCAAGCGCATCGATATTTCGTTCCCGGAGATGGTCGCGCGCTCCATCGGAGATCCTCGTGTCATGGAAGCTCTGCGCGCGGCCAATGGCGGCGCCGGCATCGCGCGGAAGTGGTAA
- a CDS encoding C40 family peptidase, whose translation MSHWSTAYIGLPFAHGGRTRDGLDCWGLVRLVYADQLGIELDPLDGYATRLERLRIAGMLSEQAAQGPWRRLAGEKIKPFDVVSFTIAGAASHVGVVVDWRDMLHVTEGETSGLAPHSEGQWARRLIAAYRHVDR comes from the coding sequence ATGTCGCATTGGTCCACCGCCTACATCGGCCTGCCGTTCGCGCATGGCGGGCGCACGCGCGACGGGCTCGATTGCTGGGGGCTGGTCCGCCTCGTCTATGCCGATCAGCTCGGCATAGAGCTCGACCCGCTCGACGGCTACGCGACGCGGCTTGAACGGCTGCGCATCGCCGGCATGCTTTCCGAACAGGCGGCGCAGGGGCCGTGGCGGCGTCTCGCCGGCGAGAAGATCAAACCTTTCGACGTGGTCTCTTTCACCATCGCCGGCGCCGCCTCTCATGTCGGCGTCGTCGTCGATTGGCGCGACATGCTGCATGTCACCGAGGGCGAGACGTCAGGGCTCGCCCCGCATTCCGAGGGACAATGGGCGCGACGACTGATTGCGGCTTACCGGCACGTCGACCGTTAA
- a CDS encoding phage tail protein, with protein sequence MTTQVQRRRGTAAQHASFTGAIGELTVDTTNKRVVVHDGSTAGGFPAAKLSEAVLKADTSYSISGNQVVGPRITGWGAPSGTLDRTAWTSYAGQTVSVGYVQAEAQATDDAVKKVSQELAALITDLRTHGLIGT encoded by the coding sequence ATGACGACGCAGGTCCAGAGGCGCCGCGGCACGGCGGCGCAGCACGCTTCATTCACCGGCGCGATCGGCGAGCTCACCGTCGACACGACGAACAAGCGCGTCGTCGTGCATGACGGGTCGACGGCCGGGGGATTTCCGGCGGCGAAGCTTTCGGAAGCCGTTCTGAAGGCCGATACGAGTTATTCCATTTCAGGAAATCAGGTCGTCGGCCCCCGGATCACGGGATGGGGCGCGCCGTCAGGGACGTTGGACCGAACGGCATGGACGTCCTATGCCGGACAAACCGTCAGCGTGGGCTATGTGCAGGCGGAGGCGCAGGCGACCGACGATGCGGTCAAGAAAGTTTCGCAAGAATTAGCCGCGCTAATCACCGATCTCCGAACGCACGGATTGATCGGAACCTGA
- a CDS encoding DUF2793 domain-containing protein, with translation MGTSPNFPQVAFLDRFIGNYDPGTGLEGPVQASKESIAAQIETINGLTSGVISIVDKDLTAPPVSPAIGARYIVAATATGAWATHEEDIAQYSALGWTFTDPTGATVYVEDEAAIYHYLAGTWTKQASDAAAAAAAASAAAALVSENNAAASEANADDAEAGAIAARLAAESARDTALVNANIYTSTGAGISATTNGQQFGVVDGEFIQRYVNNSGVADPVPGAKIPTAAYLRKTPITITASRALTTSDGNRLLHVNIPGPVDNSIAHLRIPTNAADPISIGESYEILRVGGSIARVVPDAGVALTKPVAADLVSDFSWAKLRKTGTDAWTLYGVVSAAPSGAHTSKIWFDPSDLSTMFVERTGASATTPASVDGPVGSWRNKGVIGGWATAPADDRRPTLRTDGTFYWLEFDGSLTAGQGDELRLPLPALDLATIEMYIGVEVASWASGQSGIVTFAPVPVGTPGVDILSDAGMAFFINNAEHLIACRGQSMLVETRGVMPAPHVYEFKKPNNSTASLSCDNSLVSVGAVDSTITHTFTAMGGDLIIGARYGSGAPPAPYAHGNMNLYQLIIKNEVTADSTPLREYVEQKTYGTVPVYPTISDTTELEAARATLISEVFATVGGVIPTDVATMDLETPPVSGLTSLATCHKLTIPGYAARPRLWTPTSPRDDAILFVCAGHSATLTNNALSSVPLQSALTRGVRVVTFMLPGGPNDLTSGGPADHESAHPPMSDWAGPVSIVINTLEAMFPTAAFYVTGISGGGWMTMLCAATDVRFKGSYQFVGTMPDYYYYERDWEGRRPGLTATNMDMYLMAGCPSPRRHKHILHENDGDVFKRTLYETRPPWDAQLAIQAASIGGGYYALVWDNWNQHAFHNPFFTTNVLDEIAPLP, from the coding sequence ATGGGCACATCGCCAAATTTCCCGCAGGTGGCCTTTCTTGATCGGTTTATTGGCAATTACGATCCCGGCACGGGCCTGGAAGGCCCAGTGCAAGCTTCGAAGGAAAGCATCGCTGCGCAGATCGAAACGATCAACGGGCTCACCTCCGGCGTCATTTCCATCGTCGACAAGGATCTGACGGCGCCGCCTGTCTCACCGGCGATCGGCGCGCGCTACATCGTCGCCGCGACTGCGACGGGCGCCTGGGCGACGCACGAAGAAGACATCGCCCAATATAGCGCGCTCGGCTGGACGTTCACCGACCCAACCGGCGCGACCGTCTATGTCGAGGACGAGGCGGCGATCTACCACTATCTCGCCGGGACGTGGACGAAACAGGCGTCCGACGCGGCCGCGGCCGCCGCGGCCGCCTCGGCGGCGGCCGCTCTTGTCAGCGAAAATAATGCCGCGGCCTCCGAAGCAAACGCCGATGACGCCGAGGCGGGCGCGATCGCCGCCCGGCTGGCAGCCGAGTCGGCGCGCGATACGGCGCTCGTCAATGCGAATATCTACACCAGCACGGGGGCGGGCATCTCCGCCACGACGAATGGTCAGCAATTCGGCGTCGTCGACGGCGAATTCATCCAGCGCTACGTGAACAACAGCGGCGTCGCCGATCCGGTCCCTGGGGCGAAAATTCCGACAGCCGCTTATCTGCGCAAAACGCCGATCACGATCACGGCGAGTCGGGCGTTGACGACGAGCGACGGCAATCGCCTCTTGCATGTCAACATTCCGGGGCCCGTCGACAACTCGATTGCGCATCTGCGCATCCCGACGAACGCTGCTGATCCAATCTCCATAGGAGAGTCTTATGAAATTCTGCGCGTGGGCGGAAGCATCGCGCGCGTCGTGCCGGACGCCGGCGTCGCTCTTACGAAACCAGTGGCGGCCGATCTTGTCAGCGATTTCTCATGGGCCAAGCTGCGCAAGACGGGAACCGACGCATGGACGCTTTACGGCGTTGTGAGCGCCGCGCCTTCTGGCGCGCACACTTCGAAAATCTGGTTTGATCCGTCCGACCTTTCAACGATGTTCGTTGAGCGCACCGGAGCGTCCGCGACGACTCCTGCGTCCGTCGATGGGCCGGTCGGCTCATGGCGCAACAAAGGTGTGATCGGCGGATGGGCGACAGCTCCCGCTGACGACCGCAGGCCGACATTGCGGACGGATGGCACATTTTATTGGTTGGAATTCGATGGAAGTCTTACGGCGGGACAGGGGGACGAGCTTCGCCTGCCCCTGCCTGCGCTCGATCTCGCAACCATCGAAATGTATATCGGCGTGGAGGTTGCAAGCTGGGCGTCAGGCCAGTCGGGCATCGTGACTTTCGCGCCTGTGCCAGTAGGGACGCCAGGAGTCGACATTTTATCTGACGCCGGCATGGCGTTTTTCATCAACAACGCCGAACATCTCATCGCCTGCCGGGGTCAATCCATGTTGGTGGAGACGCGCGGCGTCATGCCGGCCCCGCATGTCTACGAGTTCAAAAAGCCGAACAACTCTACGGCGAGTCTGTCATGCGACAATTCTTTGGTGAGCGTCGGCGCCGTCGACAGCACCATTACGCATACTTTCACGGCGATGGGCGGAGATTTGATTATTGGCGCCCGCTACGGGTCAGGAGCGCCTCCGGCTCCTTATGCGCACGGAAATATGAATCTCTATCAGCTGATCATCAAAAACGAGGTTACAGCCGATTCTACGCCCCTGAGAGAATATGTGGAGCAGAAAACCTACGGAACGGTGCCTGTCTATCCGACGATCTCCGATACGACGGAACTGGAAGCCGCACGCGCGACGCTCATCAGTGAGGTGTTCGCCACCGTAGGTGGCGTGATCCCGACCGATGTTGCGACAATGGACTTGGAAACGCCGCCGGTGTCTGGCCTGACCAGCCTTGCGACCTGTCATAAGCTGACGATCCCCGGCTATGCCGCCCGTCCACGCCTATGGACGCCGACATCGCCGCGCGATGACGCCATCCTGTTCGTATGCGCCGGACACAGCGCCACGCTGACCAACAACGCTCTTTCCTCTGTGCCGCTGCAATCGGCACTGACCCGTGGCGTGCGTGTCGTCACCTTCATGCTTCCCGGCGGACCAAACGATCTGACCAGCGGCGGTCCCGCAGATCATGAGTCTGCGCATCCTCCAATGTCGGATTGGGCCGGCCCCGTCTCCATCGTGATCAACACGCTGGAGGCGATGTTCCCAACCGCTGCTTTCTATGTCACTGGAATCAGTGGCGGCGGCTGGATGACAATGCTCTGCGCTGCGACTGACGTGCGGTTCAAAGGATCGTATCAGTTCGTCGGCACAATGCCTGACTACTACTACTACGAGAGAGACTGGGAAGGGCGGCGCCCTGGTCTCACCGCCACCAACATGGATATGTATTTGATGGCCGGGTGCCCGTCGCCGCGTCGCCACAAGCACATCCTCCACGAAAACGACGGTGACGTGTTCAAGCGAACGCTCTACGAGACGCGTCCGCCATGGGACGCGCAACTCGCGATACAGGCGGCGTCGATCGGCGGCGGTTATTACGCCTTGGTGTGGGACAACTGGAACCAGCACGCGTTCCACAACCCGTTCTTCACGACGAACGTCTTGGACGAAATCGCGCCGTTGCCATAG
- a CDS encoding lysozyme: MTALRMSADGRAKLMQREGVRTKAYRDSVGVWTIGVGHTAAAGPPHPVAGMEISRAEVDRLLSRDLGQYENAVNGAVRVPLTQGQFDALVSFCFNIGIGGFKGSTVVKLLNKRNYRGAADAFMKWVKPPEIRGRRESERQQFVRATYAQKAEQSGGALTAADLRAAGSRTMDGAAMAKTGATAAVGLEALSGGADYLSKASDAADTASNIAANVQNVHQAAGAASQSATGVLAWLHAHPGVLFGLELAITLGALAAIGYTLYGVSKIIRAKVDDTNDLLAAPIEESFEDAALDAGDYPGADFEEAVEELNYVDARSSDDRKTA, encoded by the coding sequence ATGACCGCTCTTAGGATGAGCGCGGACGGCCGCGCCAAATTGATGCAGCGCGAGGGTGTGCGCACGAAGGCTTACCGCGACTCGGTCGGCGTCTGGACGATCGGCGTTGGCCACACCGCCGCCGCCGGGCCGCCGCATCCTGTCGCCGGCATGGAAATCTCGCGCGCCGAGGTCGACAGGCTTCTTTCGCGCGACCTGGGGCAGTATGAGAATGCCGTCAATGGAGCCGTGCGCGTGCCGCTTACGCAAGGGCAGTTCGACGCTCTGGTATCGTTTTGCTTCAATATCGGCATCGGCGGGTTCAAAGGTTCAACAGTCGTCAAGCTGCTCAACAAGCGCAACTACCGCGGCGCGGCCGATGCTTTCATGAAATGGGTCAAGCCGCCGGAGATTCGCGGCCGTCGCGAGTCCGAGCGCCAGCAATTCGTGCGCGCGACCTATGCGCAGAAGGCGGAGCAATCTGGCGGGGCGCTGACCGCCGCTGACCTGCGCGCGGCCGGCTCCCGCACGATGGACGGCGCGGCGATGGCTAAGACTGGCGCGACGGCCGCCGTAGGGCTCGAGGCGCTGTCCGGCGGCGCCGACTATCTCTCCAAGGCGTCGGACGCGGCGGACACCGCCTCCAACATCGCCGCCAATGTCCAGAACGTCCATCAGGCGGCTGGCGCGGCGAGTCAGTCGGCGACGGGCGTTCTTGCATGGTTGCACGCCCATCCCGGCGTGCTGTTCGGACTGGAGCTCGCCATCACGCTCGGCGCGCTGGCGGCGATCGGATACACGCTTTACGGCGTCTCGAAAATCATCCGCGCCAAGGTCGACGACACCAATGATCTGCTTGCCGCGCCGATCGAGGAATCCTTCGAGGACGCAGCGCTCGACGCGGGCGACTATCCAGGCGCCGACTTCGAGGAAGCGGTCGAGGAACTGAATTACGTCGACGCGCGCTCCTCTGACGATCGGAAGACGGCGTGA